GAGGAGTAGACGCGAGCACCCTGATCTTGATGTATCCAGATGCGGTGCTCTTCGGCCACTGTCGCCTCGGACCCAACGGGTCCGATTTTCTCCAGGAGCACGTAGTGCAGCCCCAGGAGATCCAAGAGCTCTCGGTCACGTTCCCACACGGCCCCCGCGTACATGTTGCTCATCAGGAACAGCGGATCGCGGTACACGAGCCGTACCGCATCGGGCAACGACATGCCTCGGCCGTTCCAACACAGGGCGCCACGTACCGAGTGGCATAGGCCGTGGCGGGGTACGGCTTCGCCCATGACCATGGGCAGGAGATTCTCCAGGCTGTCTGGCCACCTATGGGTGATTGTTTGCAGGAGGTCACAGGGGTTGTAGACGTGCAGTCCGACGTCTCCCTCACCAACCTTCGGGCCCACTTCGTCGAGCCAACCGGCCACCAGCGAATCCCACTCGTGGTTGCCGGCCAGGCTCTGCCGAGCCTCCTGCCGGAACGCCTTCCAACGGCTGGCTACCTGCGGACTGGCGGTGCCCGTGTACAGGATCTGACTGTCTCCTCGTTCGTCCCCGGTAAGGAAGCGGAACAGGTCCTGCTCTTCGAAGGCGGCTGTGACGTCGTAGGCGCCGGTACCTCGGAAGCCTTGAATCACCCAGTTGGGGTCGTCACGGAGATTCTTCAACAGCCCTGGCCGTGCGGACTCCATGTTCATTCCGTGCAGCTTGCTGCGCGCAAGACGGTTGCAGATCTCGCAGAGGGCCAGGTACTCCGCCTGGTGCTCGTCGGCGAACGGCTCAGGCCCGTCGTAACCACCCAGGAGATCAACTGCGGCGAATTCCTCGTTCACTCGGCCGATCGCCAGGTAAAGGCCGAAAGGCGCAGGGATGTAGTGCTTCTCCGCTACGCGGTCCAGATCCGCCGCCAACAGGTCGAGCGACCCAAGCTCGTCCGCGACCTTGCTGATGATCCTCCAGCCCTGCTCCCGCTGTTCCTCCGTGGCGAAGAAGAACAGGTTGTGGATGGGGGTGATGCGGGGTTCAAACGCCCGGGGCAGGAGTTCCACCCGCTCAGTCCCGATGGGGGTGCCGTTGTTGTCCAAGAGCAGTCGGTATCCGCGAAGATCATGACTCCAGTCACGCGCGGCATGACTGACGGCGATCAGGAGTTCCTCCCAGTCATCCGGCATGGCGACGATCACCGCACGAATGCGGTCCGGCGCGAGGTTCTTCTCCCGGCAGAGAAGCTCGGTGTACTTGTTGACCTCGTGCAGGGCTTGCCGCGCGCTGGACCGGGACCGCTTCAGCTCGATGACCACCCACATCTGATGGCGATCACGGGCCAGGATGTCGATGCTGCCCCTGGTGCCGTGTGCGTTGGGCAGCGGGTACTCCTCGAACTGAACCGGCCGGAGCCCCGGCTCGATCAGCTCCAGGTTCTGTACAAGCGCATTGCGGAGAACGTTTTCGAGAGGCGGTCGCATGGCCGAAGGCTAGACCGAAGCACTGACAAGGGCCCTGGGGTGGGGGACAGTTGGCAAGTCCCCTGCACCCTTTCGGTCCCCGTGCCAAGCGCGACCGCATCTCGGGCTACTCGTTCTCTTTGCTCTCCGACCCGGGTGCGCCATAAGGCTGGCGATCAGCCTTGGCCTGCTCCAGCGTCTCGGCAATCGCAGCGAACTCCGAGAGAGCAGACTGGAGGTCCTCGACGATCTCAGCCACCAGAACCTCAGGAGCGGGAAGACTGTCGACATCGTCGAGGCTCGGGTCACACAGTCAGGTGATGTCGAGGTTCGCCTGGCCACGGCCATCATCGTCGCTAGCGGCCTGACCACTCCGTCCCTGGAGGCCGGGCTGCGGGCGCTGTGGCCGAGCGGTGCTGCTCGACGCCCGCCTTCGGCACGCCGCGCTCGACCACGACACCAGCGCGCAGGGACTCCTGTACATCGTCGGGCCTCTGCTCATTGCCGTCCTCGCCTCCCAGTGCAACCCACCCCAACACCACAGATCACACATCAAGATCCGGACCAGGTGCGGACCAGATCAGCTCAGAAGCAGATGATTCCACTCTTTGCCGCAGGTCAGAGGCGACGGTGAGCGTGTACCACCGGCAGACGAAGAACCTGCTGGTGAGCTACTCACCGAAGAAGCTGGGCTTCTTCTAGGCGCAGAAAAATGGCGCCTGACCTGGCCGGAAGCACGTCAGGCGCCCTCCGCGGCGCACATCTAAGCGGCGAGTCGAAACATGACCTCAGTCCCGATATCTGCCACCGGTGTCCCACCTCTGACCAGCTGTTCCGGGGCATTTCCGGGCCAAGCGCGGGCGAGACACCCGCTGCCGCATCCTCGTGCTCGTCCCACCGCCGCATGGAGTCCTCAACAAGACGGTTCGCGTGATGACGTGCCTCGGCGAGGAACTTGGCGTAGCAGCGGAAGAGAACCTGGATGTTCTGCCCTGCTCTCCGCGCGCACTCGGCCGGGTCGGCCCCAGACGCCGGCCAGAAGGAGATGCCTGCATGGCGCAGGTCGTATGGCCGTACCGCCAGTTCAAGGGCAAGCTCGTCCAAAGTGAGCGCTGTGTCTCGTGCTCGGAGCCACGTGATGCCGTACGCCGAGGCGTCGATGTGGTTCCCGGCCGCGTTATGAAACACTCGCCCATCCGGTGTCACACCGAAGCGCTCTATGTGTTCGCGCGGCATGCGGACGAGGACAGGGGGAATGGGAACCGGTCGTGTGGCCTTGGCCGCGCGCCGTTTCAGGGATTGGACCTCGTGGACGGCACCGTCGTCGGTCCACTCCTTGCCGGCCATCACAACCCCGCCCTTCAGGTTCAGCGGCCCCCACCCAGTGGCAGGGATGCGGCATTGGGACTTCTGCAGGTGGATGACTTCGGCAGGGCGCATCGCGGCGTAGTACATGCAGCCGAAGAAGGCGTACAAATGCGGTCCTCGCCCGGGAAGGGCCTTGACCGCAGCGAGCAGACGGGCGACCTGAGCGGGGTTCGGCACACATTCGGGATCGACCTCATCGGCAACTTCGGGCACAGTCCATCGGAGGTCGGCAAGCGGGTTCTGCCCGAAGTACCCTTTCTCGACGGCGACGCCGAAGACCTCATTGACGGCCGCCTTCTTTCGCTTCACCGTCTTCGCGGCGACGGCGCTCCCGTCGGCCTTGCGGCACAAGGCGTCAAGCCCCCGGCGCAGCCGAAGTATCGAGTCGGTCAGCCGGAGGCCATTTCACATCGATGGAGCGGTCAACAGGGCGCCAAATAGCCGTCTCCGCCTGGCATGGTCCACTTATGCTCAGCTTGACGCCGGTCCCTTGAACCGACACAGAAGCAAAAGCGGTGGGCCGTTCACCTGCTACCACTGTGCGGGACTGACAGTCCGACACTTCCGGTAAGGCGGAGCCTTCTCACCCGCACGCACGGTCACGCCTCTTACGACCGACTCCGGCATGCGTATCTCACTGAAGGCAACAAGGATGAGCGATTACCGTAGCGGGACCCCTTCGCGAAAGGGACCTGCGGGCGGACAGCCCAGGATGACCCGAGCGGAGATGCGCAGGGCCGCCCAGACGGCGAACCGGCGCTCGTCGCGCACGACGACGGAGAGACACGGCCCGGGCGTGCGTCCGGCCGCTTCCTCCCGGCGCGGGACGTCCGGGGAGCGACGGCTGATCGACTATCCACGGGCCGACAGGCGCGGTCTGGGGCGCTGGCTGCCGTCCTGGAAGCAGGTGTTGACCGTCCTCATGCTGCTCGTCGGCGGCACGTTCGGCGCGGTGGGCTTCGCCTATGCGACGGTGTCCGTTCCGAGCGTCAATCCGAGCACCCAGCTGCAGAACAACGTGTTCTACTGGTCGGACGGCTCGCAGATGGCCAGCGTGGGCCAGGTGAACCGGCAGAACGTGAGCCTGTCGCAGGTTCCGTCCGATGTGCAGTGGGACTTCCTCGCGGCGGAGAACGCGTCCTTCTACACCGATCCGGGCGTCGACCCCCAGGGCATCCTCCGGGCGCTGTACCACATGGCGGAGGGCGGCCAGGTGCAGTCCGGGTCGACCATCACGCAGCAGTTCGTGAAGAACACCTACCTCAGCCAGGACCAGACCCTGTCGCGCAAGTTCAAGGAGATCATGATCTCTTTGAAGATCGGAGCGAAGCTCAGCAAGCAGCAGATTCTTCAAGGCTATCTGAACAGCAACTACTACGGCCGCGGGGCCTACGGCATCGAGGCCGCCGCCCAGGCGTACTACCACCTTCCCGTGGAGAGGCTGAACGTCAGCCAGGGAGCGTTCCTGGCGGCCACGGTGAACGAGCCGAGCGTGATGATGAACGCCGACGACCCGCAGGCCCGCCCCCAGGCCACCGCCCGCTGGAAGTACGTGCTGAACCGGATGGCCGCCATCGGGAAGTTGAGCCCCACACAGGAACAGCGGTATCTGCGGGCGGGCTTCCCGGTGCCGAAACCGATGTCCCGCTCCGGCTCGATGAGCGGGCAGGTCGGCTACCTGGTACAGATCGCCGAGCAGTACGTCGAGCAGCACTCGTCCATCAGCGACCAGCAGCTGAACCAGGGCGGCTACCAGATCCACACCACGTTCGACAGGCACCAGGTCTCCGAACTGAGCGCCTCGGTGGCCAGGATGCGGGGGCAGCACCTGGACCCGCGGCACCGACCGGCGGACCGGAACGTGCAGGTCGGTGCCGCCTCCGTCGACCCGGCCACCGGAGCGATCGTGGCCCTGTACGGCGGCGACGGCTGGAACAAGGGCCACTACTCGGACAACGCCAACAGTTCCGGCGTGCCGGTCGGTTCCACCTTCAAGCCCTTCGATCTCGCCGCCGCCCTGGACCACGGCGCGGTCCTCTCCCCCGGGCAGCCGCCGTCGCCGATCACGCCGGAGAGCAGGTTCGACGGCGACAACGGCATCGAGATCAAGAACCAGCAGGGCCAGTACCTCCCGGACGGCAGCGACCCCACCGGGCTGCTCCATCAGCAGAACGACGTCTCCACCAAGTGGGGTTACATCACCCTGCGCAAGGCAATGGAGCAGTCGGTCAACACCCCGTACGTCCAACTGGGCGAGTACGTCGGGTACGACACCGTGGAGAACGAGGCGCTGGCGGCCGGCCTGCTGCGCAGCAGCCTCCAGTACGACACCGCCGGCTTCTACATCGGCACCTCCACCCCGTCGGCCATCCGCATGGCCGACGCCTACGGCACCTTCGCCGCGGACGGGGTCCACCACGAGCCCTACTCGGTCACCGAGGTCCTCGACGGCGGGCGGCAACTTCCGGGTTTCACCCCGCCCGCCGGCACCCGGGCCATGCCCGCCTCGACCGCCGACACCGTCACCGACGTGCTGCGGGACGTGGTCGAGCACGGCACCGGCACCAACGCCTCGGCCCTCGGACGGCCCGCCGCAGGCAAGACCGGCACCACGGACGACTACAAGTCCGCCTGGTTCATCGGCTACACCCCGCAGCTGTCCACGGCGGTCACCATGTTCAAGGAGGGCTCCGGCAACTCGGGCCTGCGGTCCATGTCCGGAGTCGGCGGCTACAGCAAGGTCTTCGGCGCGGACATGCCCACCCAGGTGTGGCTCGGCTACATGTCCGCCGCCCTCCAGGGCCGGCCCGTGACGTCCTTCCCTCCGGCACCGCCACTCGGACAGGGAGCCAACGAGAACGGTGCTCCGTCCGCCACTCCCTCGGCATCCCCAGCCGAGTCGCCCTCGAGCACCCCCTCACCCACCACACCGGCACCGTCCCCGTCCCCGTCCGTCACGCCGTGCAGCGACATCCCTGGCGGGTGCACCTCCCCCACCGCACCCACACCCTCCCCCTCGCCGACCGGTCCCGGCCTGACTGGAGGTCTCCTCGGCCCGGGAGGCGGCAAGCAAGGGAACGGTGGCGGGCCATCACCACACCGATGACCTGGGGCTCCGGCGCCGGCCCCTCCAGAACGTCTCAGGATGAGGTGCGCAGGCGGCGGATCCCGAGGCCCTGGCCGCCGACGTGGGCTGCCGGGCGTTCCAGCCGCTGTCCGGCCCACGGCTCGCGCGGCTCGCCGACCGCACCCGGGCGCCCGGCACCGCCGGCACCCCGACCAGCGCGGTCTGACCTCCTCGGGCGTCTCGCGGGCGATGTCCGTGGCCGCCGCCGCGCCACTGGCCGCGGCCGGCCCGGCCGCAGGGCTGGGCCGGCGGGTCATCCCCTCCGAGCCGGCCGCCTCGCTGCGGCTGCCGGCCTTCCGGGCCGAGCGGATGACCATGCTGACCGGGCTGCTGGGGCTGGCGGTGAGGGTGGCCTGCCTGAGCTGGGTGCACATCGTGGTGGTACGGCCGCTGCGCGAACTGGCGCGACTCGCCGAACGGTTGGCGGGCGGCGACCGCCGCACCGTGCTGTACCCGGTGAACCACGACGAGACCGGCTCCGTCACCCGCAGTCTGGAGCTGATCAGGCAGGCGCCGCCTACGGCCCCGGGAAACCGCTCATCCCCGACAAGGGCCGGCAGCCCACCGACCTCGTCGTGCTGCAACCCGGCGATCTCGTCTTCTTCGCCATCATCAAGAACGACCCGAACCTCACCGACCACTGCGGGATGTACCTGGGCCTCGACAACGCGGGCCGCCCCCGCTTCTACTCGAGCCGCTCCGCCGCCAACGGCCCCACCATGGGTGACCTCGCCGGCCACGCCCTGCTCGACGGCACCGACTTCCACCCGCGGCTTCCGCGCCGTCCGCCGCCTGTAGCGGTACCTACCGCCCCGAGCCCGACCAGCACCGCACGAAGGCCGACCCCGTCTCATGGCCACCGCTCCCCGGGCCCGGGGAAACCGGCGCGCACCGCCGCAGGGCCTCGCGCACCGTCCGGTGCAGCACGTCGGTCCTAGAAACGGATGCGGCGCAGCAGCAGTCGTCTGGCCGGGCGTTCCAGGCCCTCGTACAAGGCCCAGGACAACCCCAGCGCCACGGAGAACGCGACGACGGTGGCGGTCAGCGCGGACAGCACACCGAAGTGCGGAGAGTTGCCGAGGAGGTTGGTACCGATCCGCAGCACAAGTAGATGGATCATGTAGAAGACGAAGGAGAGTTCACCCAGCCGCACCAGCCTTCGGTGCCGCCACAGCGAGGGGAGGCCACGTAGGTCGGCGACGGCCGCCGCCGGGATGAGCAGAGTGAAGCCGATGAGGGTGCAGGTGGTGGCCGGGTACCCGGCGGGGACTTGGGGGACGAGGAAGTAGCCGATGATCGCCAGGGCGAGTGAGGCCCCCAGGCTGGGCCCGCGCCATTGCCCGAGACTGACCATACGGGCGACAGCGGCACCGAGGACGAACTCGGGGAGGCGGGCGGCCGGGAAGGAGTAGAGCGGCTGGCCCAGCCAGTGGTGCGCGTCCGACCAGGCCAGCACCAGCACCGACAGCACCGACAGACCGGCCAGGACGGCCGATCCCCGGGCTCCCAGGCGGCGCAGCCAGAGAGCCAGCAGCGGAAAGACGGCATAGAAGAATGCCTCGCAGGCAAGCGACCAGCTGACGGGATCCAGCGTCTGCCACCAGGGGCGCCACCAGGTATGCAACAGCAGCACATTGGCCACGGCCTGATACAGGCTGGGCTTCGCCTGATGGGCCAGGGCGAGGCCCATGAGCAGCGCGATCGCGGCGGTGACGAGGTGGACCGGATAGATCCGGGCGATACGCCGCCACCAGAACGCCGGTGCTCGGTCGCCCGGCCGTGCGGACCACATCAGGACGAAGCCGGAGAGGATGAAAAAGAACGACACCCCGGTAGCCCCGGCCCCGAACCCCCACGTCGCGATACGCCCGCCGGTACCCCCGAAGTATCCGAAGTTGCGCACATGCAGCCCGAAGACCAGCACCGCCGCCATCCATCGCAGTCCCGTGAGCGACGGCAGTGAAGGCACCGGAGTTGTGGAAGCGGTCTCGACCGCGGTCGCTGTGGCGGGCAGCGTCCGGGGTGCCCCGGTCGCCGCCGCCATCACGTCACCTGCCGAGGGTTGTGCATGTGCGGCATGCGCGTGAGCCTTGCCCGATCGTCACCTTTCATACCGGGCTCGTGGGGAGCATCACATCGGTGCGGGCCCCCGCTCGACCGGTTCGGCAAGGGCCATTCTTTGATCATTGTTGACGGGACAAATGTGTCGGGCGGGCAACCGCGAGGGCTAGCCTCGCCACGTCCGCACCCCCTGTACCCACCCCCCACCTGAGGTGGCGGACGCGCAAGTCCCCTTTCGAACTCAAGGAAGGACTCTGATGGCACGCACCATCAGACGGTGGCTACTCGCGGGGGTGGGAACCCTCAGCCTCGCGGCGGCGGGCGCCGTCCCCGCGACGAGCGCGGCCTACCAGGCCGCCTATCCGCGAGTACGGCCTACCGTGGCCGACTACACGCAGGTGACCACCAGCCAGACCCCACCCACCCAGTCGCAGTGTGCGTCGGCAGGACGCCGCTGCTTCACCCCGCAGGCCGGATGATCGACGGCCCGGCCGACTGCCCGCCCAGCCGAGGAGGAAGCCGACGGGAATCGAGGCCAGAGCGATGTTCCGCAGCGGAAACCAGTGGAAGTCCCGCCCCGATCGTCAATAGAACGGGCGCCGCAACGGCGTGGACGGCCTCCCGTTCATTGCCAGACGATCACCATGCTTGGAAACCGTCCACGACCTGCGCGAGCACCGACGCCTCGCTCACTCCAGCCCCGCGACCAGCGGTTTCAGTCGGCGGACCACGCCCTGCTCTGCGTGGAGCCGGCAGGCTGGGGCCGCCGGTGATCCGCACGCCGGCGGCGTGCGCCTGCGCGCTGGTGGCAGGACATCATCGACAACCAATCGGCGACGTCCGCCGACATCAACGCCGCCACGGCGGTACACGCACCACGAGATCACCGGGGCATCAACGGCACCGGCGCCGTGGTCACCGCACTGGTCCCGCTGATCGTCACCTACAACCGCCACCGCCGCCACACCGCGGACACCCGCCCGTCAGCCGCGTCAACAACGCCGCGGGCCAAGGACGGCGAAGACACCGCCCGGCAGTCCGGGAAGCCGGTCTCAGCCGCCGCGCCGCACTCGGGCCGCTTTGCGGGCCTCCGCGAGCTTGCGGGCCTCGCTGCTCTTGCGGGATGACCTGCCGCCGGAACCGCCCTCGGCGTCCTTGGTGCTGCCCAGGCCGCGGAACGGGGCGTTGTGGTTCTTGGGGCGCGGTACAGCCGGCCCGCCGTCAAGCAGCTTGCCGGAGGGAGCCTTGGCGCCGGTGATCCGGCTCAGCTCCGCCTCGCCGGACCGCACTTTGGTGACCTTGGGGGCGACATCGGCGTCCGCCATGACCTGGCTCGTCTCGCGGCGCTGCGCCGACAGGACGAGCGTCACGACGGTGCCGGAGCGGCCGGCCCGGGCCGTGCGGCCTGCGCGGTGCAGATAGTCCTTCGGGTCGGTGGCCGGGTCGACGTTGACCACAAGGTCGAGGTCGTCGACGTGCAGGCCGCGTGCGGCGACGTTCGTCGCCACCAGCGCGGTGACCTGCCCGTTCTTGAACTGGGCCAGGCTCCGGGTGCGCTGCGGCTGGGACTTCCCGCTGTGCAGGGCGGCGGCTGCCACGCCGCTGGCCCGCAGATGCCGCGTGAGCTGGTCGACGCCGTGCTTGGTGTCCAGGAACAGCAGGACGCGGCCGTCCCGAGCGGCGATCTCCGTGGTCACGGCGTACCGGTCCGGGCCGTGCACGACGAAGACGTGGTGCTCGATCGCGGAGACGGCGCTGGACGAGGGGTCCACGGAGTGAATGGCGGGGTCGCGCAGGTAGCGCTGCACCAGCTGGTCGACGTCGCGGTCGAGGGTGGCGGAGAACAGCATCCGCTGCCCGTCGGGACGCACCTGGTCCAGGATCTTGGTGACCTGCGGAAAGAACCCCATGTCACACATCTGGTCGGCCTCGTCCAGGACCGCGATGCGCACCCGTCCCAGTCGGCAGCCCTTGCGCTCGATGAGGTCGTGCAGCCGACCGGGCGTGGCGACGACGATCTCGGCGCCATCCCGCAGCACGGCGGCCTGCCGTCCGATGGACACTCCGCCCACCACGGTCGCGAGCCGCAGCCGTAGCGCCTCGACGTACGGGGTGAGCGCCTCACCGACCTGCTGCGCCAGCTCCCTGGTAGGCACCAGGACGAGCGCCAGCGGCTCTTTCGGCTGCGCGCGCTGCCCGGCCGTCCGGGCGAGCATCCCCAGGCCGAAGGCGAGCGTCTTGCCGGATCCGGTGCGGCCCCGGCCCAGGACGTCCCGTCCCGCGAGCGCGTTCGGCAGCGCCGCCGCCTGGATGGGGAAGGGCACAGTCACACCGTGCTCATCGAGCGCCCGCAGAATTTCGGCCGGCAGCCCGAGCTGCGCGAAGGAAGCCGCCGTGGGCACCGCCGAAGCGGCGCCCGACGCCTCGGACACATCGTCCTGCTGCTGGGCATCGGCACGTGCTGATTCGCTCACAGAGAGCCTTCCTCCGAAGGGACCGTACCGAGGAAGGCGCGGCAGGGACGCGGCCACCAGCCAGAGACACCGAACGGAGACCGACACAGCGACGCTGCAAACGCGTAACGCTAGCACAGAGTGTTTCCGCCGACCGTGTGCGGAAACTCGGCGCCCGTGGTGGCGTATGGGGCGGAGCAGCGGGTGCGCCTGCCCGCGTTGCGCGCGGGTTGGGTGACGCAGACGTTCGTCCACTGGCCCTTTCCGCCGGAGGCGGTCCAGGCGCTGGTGCCGGAGGAACTTGTCGTCGACGAGTACGAGGGGGCGGCCTGGGTGGGGCTCACGCCCTTCGTCATGGCGGACGTGCGCCCTCCCGGCGTCCCTGCCGCGCTGCCCGGGCTCCCGACGTTCGCGGAGACGAACCTGCGGACGTACGTCCGGCACCGTGACGGACGGGACGGGCTCTGGTTCCTGTCCATCGAGGTCGCCTTCCCCCTGATGCTGGCGGCCCGCGCCATCGGAGCGCCGTACAACCCGGGCACCCTCGACGTCTCCACGAACGGGGACGCCGTCTCGTACTCCGGCTCCCGGTGGATCGGCGACGCCTCCTACCGCCTGGTTGTCCGCCCGGGCGACCCGATCGAGCCGACGGAGCGGGACGTGTGGCTGATCTCGCGCTGGCGGGCGTACACCCGACGGCTGGGGATGCTCTGGGAGACGCCCGTCGAGCACGAGCCGTGGCCGCTGTCCGACGCCACCGTCGACGTACTGGAGGAGACCCTCACCACCGCGGCGGGCCTCGGGGAGGCTCCCCTCGGCGAGCCCGTGGCGCACTTCTCGGAAGGAGTGAGGCATGTACGGCTGGGGCCCTCCAGGCCATGTGTCCGAGGGTGTGTCACCCAGCCTTCCTGACTCCCCGACAGGTCCCCGGGTGCGCCGCGGAATCACGCGACGCCCGCGGGTGCGCTTCGACGGCTGGATCGCCGGTATGGGCACCTCCTCCGGCACACGCCTCGTGCTCGGACACTGGCAACGGTCACCCTTCGGACCGTTCAGCGACGTGATGCTGGAACGGGCCGACGGGGAGAGGCTGCTGCTCGCCCCCACACGGGAGACGGCGGACTTCATCAGCGGCACCTACGTCTTCGACACGGTACGTGTCGTCCCCGTCGACGTGAGCATCACGGACGACACCTGGACCGTCGCCGCCGGACCACTCGACCTGCGCTTCGTCACCGGCCGGCGACGGCTGGTGGGCCTTGTGCTGCGGGCCGTTCCCGGTGCGCTCGCCCGCCGTCCGGCGTGGTGCGCGCTGACGGACCGGCCCGCCCGTCTGCTGCTGCCCGGCGTGCGCACCCGCGGCACTGCCGGCGGGGGCCGCCGCGAGTGGTACGGCGCCCGGGACCTGCTGCCGATCCGTGTGGTGTCGGCGGCCCTCGACGGCGCGCACCTTGGAGCTATGGCACCGGTCGGGCCGCCCGTGCGCTTCGGGTTCGGTTCGGCGCCGAGGGACCCCGCTGTCACCCGGGTCACGACGACGGTGGCGTTCGGATCGCAGTGAGACCGCCGAGCCCGGTGGACTCCCGCAAGGAAGAACTGATCGACGTGATCAGCGGCAAGCGCGGCTCGTAGGCGCGCGCGTTCGAGGC
This region of Streptomyces caelestis genomic DNA includes:
- a CDS encoding endonuclease NucS domain-containing protein, with the protein product MRPPLENVLRNALVQNLELIEPGLRPVQFEEYPLPNAHGTRGSIDILARDRHQMWVVIELKRSRSSARQALHEVNKYTELLCREKNLAPDRIRAVIVAMPDDWEELLIAVSHAARDWSHDLRGYRLLLDNNGTPIGTERVELLPRAFEPRITPIHNLFFFATEEQREQGWRIISKVADELGSLDLLAADLDRVAEKHYIPAPFGLYLAIGRVNEEFAAVDLLGGYDGPEPFADEHQAEYLALCEICNRLARSKLHGMNMESARPGLLKNLRDDPNWVIQGFRGTGAYDVTAAFEEQDLFRFLTGDERGDSQILYTGTASPQVASRWKAFRQEARQSLAGNHEWDSLVAGWLDEVGPKVGEGDVGLHVYNPCDLLQTITHRWPDSLENLLPMVMGEAVPRHGLCHSVRGALCWNGRGMSLPDAVRLVYRDPLFLMSNMYAGAVWERDRELLDLLGLHYVLLEKIGPVGSEATVAEEHRIWIHQDQGARVYSSDTDPRGYAQAYATIAADGEIVSIGQYLNRHSHEVELVAREYRAFTHVV
- a CDS encoding tyrosine-type recombinase/integrase, yielding MCRKADGSAVAAKTVKRKKAAVNEVFGVAVEKGYFGQNPLADLRWTVPEVADEVDPECVPNPAQVARLLAAVKALPGRGPHLYAFFGCMYYAAMRPAEVIHLQKSQCRIPATGWGPLNLKGGVVMAGKEWTDDGAVHEVQSLKRRAAKATRPVPIPPVLVRMPREHIERFGVTPDGRVFHNAAGNHIDASAYGITWLRARDTALTLDELALELAVRPYDLRHAGISFWPASGADPAECARRAGQNIQVLFRCYAKFLAEARHHANRLVEDSMRRWDEHEDAAAGVSPALGPEMPRNSWSEVGHRWQISGLRSCFDSPLRCAPRRAPDVLPARSGAIFLRLEEAQLLR
- a CDS encoding transglycosylase domain-containing protein is translated as MTRAEMRRAAQTANRRSSRTTTERHGPGVRPAASSRRGTSGERRLIDYPRADRRGLGRWLPSWKQVLTVLMLLVGGTFGAVGFAYATVSVPSVNPSTQLQNNVFYWSDGSQMASVGQVNRQNVSLSQVPSDVQWDFLAAENASFYTDPGVDPQGILRALYHMAEGGQVQSGSTITQQFVKNTYLSQDQTLSRKFKEIMISLKIGAKLSKQQILQGYLNSNYYGRGAYGIEAAAQAYYHLPVERLNVSQGAFLAATVNEPSVMMNADDPQARPQATARWKYVLNRMAAIGKLSPTQEQRYLRAGFPVPKPMSRSGSMSGQVGYLVQIAEQYVEQHSSISDQQLNQGGYQIHTTFDRHQVSELSASVARMRGQHLDPRHRPADRNVQVGAASVDPATGAIVALYGGDGWNKGHYSDNANSSGVPVGSTFKPFDLAAALDHGAVLSPGQPPSPITPESRFDGDNGIEIKNQQGQYLPDGSDPTGLLHQQNDVSTKWGYITLRKAMEQSVNTPYVQLGEYVGYDTVENEALAAGLLRSSLQYDTAGFYIGTSTPSAIRMADAYGTFAADGVHHEPYSVTEVLDGGRQLPGFTPPAGTRAMPASTADTVTDVLRDVVEHGTGTNASALGRPAAGKTGTTDDYKSAWFIGYTPQLSTAVTMFKEGSGNSGLRSMSGVGGYSKVFGADMPTQVWLGYMSAALQGRPVTSFPPAPPLGQGANENGAPSATPSASPAESPSSTPSPTTPAPSPSPSVTPCSDIPGGCTSPTAPTPSPSPTGPGLTGGLLGPGGGKQGNGGGPSPHR
- a CDS encoding HAMP domain-containing protein; translation: MSVAAAAPLAAAGPAAGLGRRVIPSEPAASLRLPAFRAERMTMLTGLLGLAVRVACLSWVHIVVVRPLRELARLAERLAGGDRRTVLYPVNHDETGSVTRSLELIRQAPPTAPGNRSSPTRAGSPPTSSCCNPAISSSSPSSRTTRTSPTTAGCTWASTTRAAPASTRAAPPPTAPPWVTSPATPCSTAPTSTRGFRAVRRL
- a CDS encoding acyltransferase family protein; this encodes MAAATGAPRTLPATATAVETASTTPVPSLPSLTGLRWMAAVLVFGLHVRNFGYFGGTGGRIATWGFGAGATGVSFFFILSGFVLMWSARPGDRAPAFWWRRIARIYPVHLVTAAIALLMGLALAHQAKPSLYQAVANVLLLHTWWRPWWQTLDPVSWSLACEAFFYAVFPLLALWLRRLGARGSAVLAGLSVLSVLVLAWSDAHHWLGQPLYSFPAARLPEFVLGAAVARMVSLGQWRGPSLGASLALAIIGYFLVPQVPAGYPATTCTLIGFTLLIPAAAVADLRGLPSLWRHRRLVRLGELSFVFYMIHLLVLRIGTNLLGNSPHFGVLSALTATVVAFSVALGLSWALYEGLERPARRLLLRRIRF
- a CDS encoding DEAD/DEAH box helicase; the encoded protein is MSESARADAQQQDDVSEASGAASAVPTAASFAQLGLPAEILRALDEHGVTVPFPIQAAALPNALAGRDVLGRGRTGSGKTLAFGLGMLARTAGQRAQPKEPLALVLVPTRELAQQVGEALTPYVEALRLRLATVVGGVSIGRQAAVLRDGAEIVVATPGRLHDLIERKGCRLGRVRIAVLDEADQMCDMGFFPQVTKILDQVRPDGQRMLFSATLDRDVDQLVQRYLRDPAIHSVDPSSSAVSAIEHHVFVVHGPDRYAVTTEIAARDGRVLLFLDTKHGVDQLTRHLRASGVAAAALHSGKSQPQRTRSLAQFKNGQVTALVATNVAARGLHVDDLDLVVNVDPATDPKDYLHRAGRTARAGRSGTVVTLVLSAQRRETSQVMADADVAPKVTKVRSGEAELSRITGAKAPSGKLLDGGPAVPRPKNHNAPFRGLGSTKDAEGGSGGRSSRKSSEARKLAEARKAARVRRGG
- a CDS encoding YqjF family protein — encoded protein: MVAYGAEQRVRLPALRAGWVTQTFVHWPFPPEAVQALVPEELVVDEYEGAAWVGLTPFVMADVRPPGVPAALPGLPTFAETNLRTYVRHRDGRDGLWFLSIEVAFPLMLAARAIGAPYNPGTLDVSTNGDAVSYSGSRWIGDASYRLVVRPGDPIEPTERDVWLISRWRAYTRRLGMLWETPVEHEPWPLSDATVDVLEETLTTAAGLGEAPLGEPVAHFSEGVRHVRLGPSRPCVRGCVTQPS